A window of Bombyx mori chromosome 2, ASM3026992v2 contains these coding sequences:
- the LOC101744246 gene encoding U-scoloptoxin(01)-Er1a: MANLFCILVSMGVAAVLSQQAIDYYHVLHLPHHPPLHSVYDHAPPTRFSCAGRQKGYYADIDSGCQAYHFCWRQRLISTDLCSKGTLFNEQFQVCDHFYNVRCGSPYEDL; this comes from the exons atGGCGAATTTATTTTGCATTTTGGTATCGATGG GCGTAGCAGCAGTACTGTCCCAGCAGGCCATCGACTATTACCACGTGCTGCACCTTCCCCACCACCCCCCACTCCACTCTGTATACGACCACGCACCCCCCACTCGCTTCTCCTGCGCCGGACGACAGAAAGGATACTACGCTGATATAGACAGTGGATGTCAA GCCTATCACTTCTGCTGGCGGCAACGTCTGATCAGCACCGACTTATGCTCAAAGGGGACGCTCTTCAACGAACAGTTTCAG gtCTGCGATCACTTCTACAACGTTCGCTGCGGTTCGCCTTATGAAGATCTTTAA
- the LOC101744821 gene encoding probable chitinase 2, whose product MAVVLCLLLIFALMAPSLDGQILGGPMHGKAVVCYVASWAAYRPNDGQFTLDNLQPALCTHLVYSFAGLNETTFTIKSLDPWQDLEKDYGKAGYKRIVALKERYPHLKVTIAIGGWNEGSERYSKMASSPETRKAFINSVMIFLNQYKFDGLDLDWEYPSKRGGKPDDKANYVSLVKELKEAFEPKSLILTAALGAGKETMESAYDLSKLSRYLDLIHMMCYDYHGTWDGVVGPNAPLRGLDNEDVLSVEYTVKYMISQGVSPYKLVLGLPMYGRTFVLNDASTKRLQFGVTPVESAGFKGPYTREAGFMGYNEICAEVSNKSSPWEYHWHEGSATAYLRDGARVISYDDPRAIAAKVKFAVDNNLGGLMVWSIDTDDFRGHCGIDDRTFKDFTDRYNRMVNDPLLKEALKTLKLGDEARNLHRGTAYSLTDGRLELRLPQPQLSNYQLMQTVNAATTLALEEKRILDEMSRVNRDNEIVQTLSGCSRPERSLALVSLLIYKLFF is encoded by the exons ATGGCGGTTGTGTTGTGTTTGTTGTTAATTTTTGCTTTAATGGCGCCGAGTTTGGACGGCCAGATATTGGGCG GGCCGATGCATGGAAAAGCGGTGGTCTGCTACGTCGCGAGCTGGGCAGCCTACAGACCCAACGATGGGCAGTTCACCCTGGATAACCTGCAACCAGCGCTCTGCACCCATTTGGTGTACTCGTTCGCCGGACTCAACGAAACCACATTCACAATTAAAAGCTTGG ACCCATGGCAAGATTTAGAAAAGGATTACGGCAAGGCCGGCTACAAACGTATCGTGGCTTTGAAGGAGCGCTACCCTCATTTGAAGGTGACCATAGCTATAGGAGGCTGGAATGAGGGTTCGGAACGCTATTCCAAAATGGCATCCAGCCCAGAAACGAGAAAAGCTTTTATAAACAGCGTCatgatttttttgaa TCAGTACAAGTTCGACGGCTTGGACCTTGATTGGGAGTATCCGAGCAAGAGGGGCGGAAAGCCAGACGATAAGGCGAACTATGTATCCCTTGTTAAG GAACTCAAAGAAGCTTTCGAGCCCAAAAGCTTGATACTAACAGCAGCCCTTGGAGCTGGCAAGGAGACGATGGAGTCAGCTTATGACCTGAGCAAACTGAGTCGCTATTTAGATTTGATTCATATGATGTGCTACGATTACCACGGAACCTGGGACGGAGTGGTCGGTCCGAACGCTCCATTGAGGGGACTGGATAATGAAGACGTTCTAAGCGTG GAGTATACAGTCAAATACATGATCTCTCAAGGCGTGTCACCCTACAAGTTGGTCCTTGGACTCCCAATGTACGGGCGCACGTTCGTGCTCAATGACGCTTCAACGAAACGTCTTCAGTTCGGCGTCACTCCCGTGGAGAGTGCAGGATTCAAAGGACCTTATACAAGAGAAGCTGGTTTCATGGGATACAATGAG ATCTGCGCAGAGGTTTCGAATAAATCATCGCCGTGGGAGTACCACTGGCACGAGGGGAGCGCCACAGCATACCTACGTGATGGAGCCAGAGTCATCTCCTACGATGATCCCAGAGCTATAGCAGCTAAAGTGAA GTTCGCCGTAGACAATAACTTAGGCGGTCTCATGGTCTGGAGTATAGACACGGACGACTTCAGAGGTCACTGCGGAATCGACGACAGGACCTTCAAGGACTTCACAGACCGCTACAACAGGATGGTCAACGATCCCTTACTTAAGGAGGCTTTGAAAACCTTGAAACTGGGCGACG AGGCCCGGAACCTCCACCGCGGCACGGCCTACTCCCTGACCGACGGCAGGCTGGAGCTCCGCCTGCCCCAGCCCCAGCTCAGCAACTACCAGCTGATGCAGACAGTCAACGCCGCGACCACCCTCGCCCTCGAGGAGAAGAGGATCCTCGACGAAATGTCACGCGTCAACAGAGACAACGAGATAGTTCAAACTCTGAGCGGATGCTCCCGACCGGAGCGGAGTCTGGCCTTGGTTAGCTtactaatatataagttgttCTTTTGA